The proteins below are encoded in one region of Lytechinus pictus isolate F3 Inbred chromosome 11, Lp3.0, whole genome shotgun sequence:
- the LOC129271564 gene encoding cyanocobalamin reductase / alkylcobalamin dealkylase-like, translated as MSADFISEKLRNVLEPNGFEIHPFKIGWYNEKVKPVFHLSYPQDTLSFCVLSTPSMFDKAFLPFVERLKTQSEIENRDPIDSCVAEQLQKAKEALQPDHEVNIIQDFEVHPVTRRPKLLVQTAGHVSGAAFYYKRDSITNDPWDEKKKVYGVSIHPKYGGWFAFRGAIIIKDTFCSDLQQTAPPKTLSTDQEIVDLLEKFNFHWKENTFRDVVPVQEKYSAEQICYWNTAPSKRFALLGIKDKLKSMSSFQDPHENIF; from the exons ATGTCAGCGGACTTTATTTCCGAAAAACTCCGAAATGTTCTGGAACCAAATGGTTTTGAGATTCACCCTTTCAAG ATCGGATGGTACAATGAGAAGGTAAAACCTGTCTTCCATCTGTCCTATCCACAGGACACTTTATCCTTCTGCGTGCTTAGCACTCCCTCAATGTTTGACAAGGCCTTTTTACCGTTTGTTGAAAGACTAAAGActcaaagtgaaattgaaaacagAGACCCGATCGACTCATGTGTAGCAGAGCAACTCCAAAAGGCAAAAGAG GCTTTACAACCAGACCATGAAGTTAACATAATCCAAGACTTTGAGGTGCACCCAGTGACTAGGAGACCCAAGCTCTTAGTCCAGACTGCAGGCCATGTGTCAGGAGCGGCATTCTACTACAAGAGAGATAGCATCACCAATGACCCTTGGGATGAAAAGAAG AAAGTCTATGGAGTCAGTATCCACCCCAAGTACGGCGGTTGGTTCGCCTTCCGAGGTGCCATCATCATAAAGGACACCTTCTGCAGTGACCTTCAACAAACCGCACCTCCCAAAACACTCTCAACAGATCAAGAAATCGTTGACCTTTTAGAGAAATTCAACTTCCATTGGAAAGAAAATACATTCAGGGACGTGGTGCCCGTTCAGGAGAAGTATTCGGCAGAGCAGATTTGCTACTGGAACACAGCACCGTCAAAACGTTTTGCCTTGCTAGGAATCAAGGATAAGTTGAAATCCATGTCCAGCTTCCAGGACCCTCatgaaaatatcttttaa